From Rhodopseudomonas palustris, a single genomic window includes:
- a CDS encoding histidine phosphatase family protein: protein MTNVPPSSNDKPFVAQHSVPVGVTATRWWWVRHAPVRSDGGNIYGQIDIDCDCSDKVVFDAVSRVLPQNAVWYASKLKRTHMTAEAIFAAGFPRPETITQDADLNEQHLGDWQGTNRAAFFAKLPVNLATFWFAPIDERAPNGESFMDLYERTKRAIERINAAHPGCDIVAVAHGGTIKAAIGLALRDQPERGLAFTIDNCSITRLDHMASNGHEGWRIPMVNQQPWIADPSHAAMHQPAGPELATPSKLA, encoded by the coding sequence ATGACGAACGTGCCGCCGTCTTCCAACGACAAACCGTTCGTCGCCCAGCACTCGGTGCCGGTCGGCGTCACCGCGACGCGGTGGTGGTGGGTGCGGCACGCGCCGGTCCGCAGCGACGGCGGTAACATCTACGGCCAGATCGACATCGATTGCGATTGCAGCGACAAGGTGGTGTTCGACGCGGTCAGCCGGGTGCTGCCGCAGAATGCGGTGTGGTACGCGAGCAAGCTGAAGCGTACCCACATGACCGCCGAAGCGATCTTCGCCGCCGGCTTTCCCCGGCCCGAGACCATCACGCAGGACGCCGATCTCAACGAGCAGCATCTCGGCGACTGGCAGGGCACCAACCGCGCCGCGTTCTTCGCCAAGCTGCCGGTCAACCTCGCCACCTTCTGGTTCGCGCCGATCGACGAGCGCGCGCCCAACGGCGAGAGCTTCATGGATCTTTACGAACGCACCAAGCGGGCGATCGAAAGGATCAACGCTGCGCATCCCGGCTGCGACATCGTCGCGGTCGCGCACGGCGGCACCATCAAGGCGGCGATCGGCCTGGCGCTGCGCGATCAGCCGGAGCGGGGGCTCGCCTTCACCATCGACAATTGCTCGATCACCCGGCTCGACCACATGGCCTCCAATGGCCACGAGGGCTGGCGGATTCCGATGGTCAATCAGCAGCCGTGGATCGCCGATCCGTCGCACGCCGCGATGCATCAGCCCGCCGGCCCCGAACTGGCGACGCCGAGCAAGCTGGCTTAG
- a CDS encoding SDR family NAD(P)-dependent oxidoreductase, with the protein MGRLEGKSIIITGAGSGIGRAASLLFTKEGAQLIAVDRTEGVNETVALVRKAGGTAEAVMADAGSEDDVKGFVAKALSAYGKLDGIWANAGISGGLVPLPEQTPEHWQEILRVNLIGPFLAIKHTMPHLIKQGHGAIVCTASVAGLKSGASGHPYAASKAGVISLVQTTAYSLSGTGVRINAVCPGLIETGMTKPVFDGARARGTDHKIGQLNPLKRAGQPHELATMGLFLLSDEASYVNGQAFPVDGGLTASMPYAGKPI; encoded by the coding sequence ATGGGCCGCCTCGAAGGCAAATCCATCATCATCACCGGTGCCGGCAGTGGCATCGGCCGCGCGGCATCGCTGCTGTTCACCAAGGAAGGCGCGCAACTGATCGCCGTCGATCGCACCGAGGGCGTCAACGAAACCGTCGCGCTGGTGCGCAAGGCCGGCGGCACCGCCGAGGCGGTGATGGCTGACGCCGGCTCCGAAGACGACGTGAAGGGCTTCGTCGCCAAGGCGCTCTCGGCCTACGGCAAGCTCGACGGCATCTGGGCCAATGCCGGCATCAGCGGCGGCCTGGTGCCGCTGCCCGAACAGACACCGGAGCATTGGCAGGAGATCCTGCGCGTCAACCTGATCGGTCCGTTCCTGGCGATCAAGCACACCATGCCGCATCTGATCAAACAGGGGCACGGCGCAATTGTCTGCACTGCCTCGGTCGCGGGTTTGAAGAGCGGCGCGTCGGGACACCCTTACGCGGCATCGAAGGCCGGCGTGATCAGCTTGGTACAGACCACCGCCTATTCGCTGTCCGGCACCGGCGTGCGCATCAACGCGGTGTGCCCGGGCCTGATCGAAACCGGCATGACCAAGCCGGTGTTCGACGGCGCCCGCGCCCGCGGCACCGATCACAAGATCGGTCAGCTCAACCCGCTGAAGCGCGCCGGCCAGCCGCACGAACTCGCCACCATGGGACTGTTCCTGCTCAGCGACGAAGCGTCTTACGTCAACGGCCAGGCGTTCCCGGTCGACGGTGGCCTGACCGCTTCGATGCCCTATGCGGGCAAGCCGATCTGA